The following proteins come from a genomic window of Lolium rigidum isolate FL_2022 chromosome 5, APGP_CSIRO_Lrig_0.1, whole genome shotgun sequence:
- the LOC124656699 gene encoding BTB/POZ and MATH domain-containing protein 1-like translates to MDGIKVIPNMVLLDKTGLPASMGTATTTRFPDDMLEYNLDLSSLSEDVRANCVVDDHFQVMCSVEVIRDGAPATAPSTSEEELPDLGHDLAMMSDKQQLTDVSFDVDGESFSAHRLVLATRSPVFRAELYGSMAESRMASITIQEMGASTFRSMLHYMYHGSLPDAGKADVSSTMAEYQSLLAAADRYGVERLKKICEDKLCGNGITVDNVVSTLELAERHVCPKLKASCLDFLSDGENFKMVATTDEYFHLMQTAPSVLVEVRNRFKMAHQKPTATEPGAHKKSRMC, encoded by the coding sequence ATGGACGGCATCAAGGTCATACCCAACATGGTTCTCCTCGACAAGACCGGGTTACCCGCGTCCATGGGGACAGCGACAACCACCCGCTTCCCAGATGATATGCTAGAATACAACCTGGACCTAAGCTCGCTGTCCGAGGATGTCAGGGCGAACTGTGTCGTTGACGACCACTTCCAAGTGATGTGCTCGGTGGAGGTCATCAGGGACGGGGCACCGGCGACGGCTCCATCAACATCGGAGGAGGAGCTCCCTGATTTGGGCCATGATCTTGCCATGATGTCAGACAAGCAACAACTCACCGACGTCTCCTTCGATGTTGACGGCGAGAGCTTCAGCGCACACCGCCTCGTGCTCGCGACCCGGTCGCCGGTGTTCCGAGCAGAGCTCTATGGCTCCATGGCGGAAAGCAGGATGGCGTCCATCACCATCCAGGAAATGGGGGCCTCCACCTTCAGATCTATGCTCCATTACATGTACCACGGTTCATTGCCCGATGCTGGCAAGGCGGATGTTTCCTCCACCATGGCAGAATACCAGAGTTTGCTTGCAGCGGCAGATAGGTACGGGGTAGAGCGGCTGAAGAAGATCTGTGAGGACAAGCTATGTGGCAACGGTATAACGGTAGACAATGTTGTCTCAACGTTGGAGCTGGCAGAGCGCCATGTCTGCCCCAAACTCAAAGCTAGCTGTCTTGATTTCCTCTCGGATGGTGAAAATTTCAAGATGGTTGCGACGACCGATGAGTACTTCCATTTGATGCAGACTGCTCCTTCTGTCTTGGTTGAAGTGAGGAATCGGTTCAAGATGGCACATCAAAAGCCGACTGCCACTGAACCTGGTGCGCACAAGAAAAGCCGAATGTGTTAG
- the LOC124656700 gene encoding BTB/POZ and MATH domain-containing protein 1-like, with the protein MGEGDSREFDIVPARDARLVFQLRVRNSASKNSPHRLSRTGTAVGVAGYTCDAYRWPMGADQISLSLMVRHKLPASHPALAGVSVAAHMVLLDRAGSPAPSVGKASAMDASDSISGGCSLRATRDDVEKFCVVDDYFVLLCSVDIVTTMGGNKPSSAPAPLNEEELTDLGHGLATMLDNLDLTDVRFDVDGESFSAHRLVLAARSPVFRAELYGPMAESKMTSITIHDVKASTFRYMLHYMYHGSLPNSDEKGKDPLSAVDHQHLLVAADRYGVERLKGLCERKLCDDFTTVDTVVSMLALAEERACSKLKARCFDFLAKGENFKMVGTTPEYLHLMQSIPSLMLQVRNRFNFNIAHPDVIMNPPS; encoded by the coding sequence ATGGGTGAAGGCGATTCACGCGAGTTTGACATCGTCCCTGCGAGAGACGCTCGCCTAGTCTTCCAGCTCCGGGTAAGAAACTCGGCCAGCAAGAACTCCCCCCACCGGTTATCACGCACCGGCACCGCCGTCGGCGTCGCAGGATACACGTGCGACGCGTACCGCTGGCCGATGGGCGCGGACCAGATCTCGCTCAGCCTCATGGTGCGGCATAAGCTGCCTGCCTCGCACCCGGCGCTGGCGGGCGTCAGCGTGGCCGCCCACATGGTTCTGCTCGACAGGGCCGGGTCGCCGGCGCCTTCGGTGGGGAAGGCCAGCGCCATGGACGCCTCCGACTCTATCAGCGGGGGCTGCTCGCTCAGGGCGACGAGGGATGACGTCGAGAAGTTCTGCGTGGTGGACGACTACTTCGTCCTGCTCTGCTCCGTGGACATCGTCACCACCATGGGCGGGAATAAACCTTCGTCGGCTCCAGCGCCACTCAACGAGGAGGAGCTCACGGATTTAGGCCATGGTCTGGCCACCATGTTGGATAACCTGGACCTCACCGATGTGCGCTTCGACGTTGACGGGGAGAGCTTCAGCGCGCACCGCCTCGTGCTCGCCGCCCGGTCGCCTGTCTTCAGAGCAGAGCTCTACGGCCCCATGGCCGAGAGCAAGATGACGTCCATCACAATCCATGACGTCAAGGCATCCACGTTCAGATACATGCTGCATTACATGTACCACGGTTCATTGCCCAACTCTGACGAGAAGGGGAAGGACCCTCTCTCGGCGGTCGACCACCAGCATCTCCTTGTAGCTGCCGACAGGTACGGGGTAGAGAGGCTAAAGGGTCTCTGCGAGCGGAAGCTGTGCGACGACTTCACCACCGTAGACACCGTCGTCTCGATGCTGGCGCTAGCCGAGGAGCGCGCCTGCTCCAAGCTCAAAGCCAGGTGCTTTGATTTCCTCGCCAAAGGTGAGAATTTCAAGATGGTTGGGACAACACCCGAGTACCTCCATCTGATGCAGAGCATCCCGTCTCTGATGCTCCAAGTGCGGAACAGGTTCAACTTTAACATTGCACATCCTGATGTCATCATGAATCCGCCTAGCTAG